The nucleotide window TATTTAACAAGTTTTTCCCAAGTGTGCCTACAAAGAAGAGGTCTCGACCAGGAGGGTATTCTGGTGAACGCTTGGTATCAGGATCAGGCCTAGGTAAAATGGGCATTCAAGGTCAGACCCTGGCTGGTGGTTTTGAGCTTGACCCGCAGAAGTTGGATGAACGGCCTAGAACTGGCGTTCCAAATAAGCGAACACGTACTTCCGTGGTAATTCCTGACTCTTTTTTGACAAACCTCCTTTAGTGAATAATGTATTGCCCGTACCGAGTGGTTTGTTGCTATACTGCACTTTCGTGTCTGGATTTTTATTGCATGCTTCTGGTTACTGGGACGGTGGATTGTTTGAACAAGTTATTGGTGAAAAATGGGCACTGGTCACCAATTGTAGTTTTGGATAAGGACCGTAAGGTATAGAAACTTTGTTACTTGAAGCAATTTGCTACCAAATGTAGTCATTTTCATTTATGTTGAATTGCATGAAAATTTAAGTGTTAGATAAAGGAATGCTATGACCTGAATATATTTGATACGATGAAACTAACTGTTTTAAATTTGATAGAAGTGTGTAAAAATTTGCATTTGatgttattttctaaatttaggGTTTTATAACAAGTCCGTCATTGTTGCTGCTCAAAAACCTTTAATCTCTTTATTTTGTGGTGCAGATGGATGTTCGAAGCAATTATATTGTTCGACAGTCAGCTGTTGTAGACAGAGATAAGGAAATAATGCGGCCGGCAAATCATAATGCAGTTCAGGGTGAAGATCGAACTTCAGCTGGTATTGATGGTTGGGAAAAGtcaaagatgaagaaaaaacGCTCCTGTATTAAAACGGACTTTCATCCTAACCTGGCTTCAAGTAAAGTGGTTGATGGTTATCGAGATTTGAGGCAGGGCACACAACAGAAGCCAATGTGTGACTCCCGGACGAGATTGAATGGTGACTCGAACATGTCAAGGTATGACCTGTTGCATACCATAGCTTTTTGGTGCAGTTTTCAGATACATTGTCCAATGCTGATGCTTAGTATTCTCTTTTGTTGATTGTTGCCATGTTCTCAGAGTTACTTTGCTTAGATGTACTTAGCTAGCATACATTATTTATCAGGAAAATAAGCATAAGTGCTAATGTCATGAACTTCTATTAATTGCTTTCACTCTCTCTTTAGCTGCATGATTGATTAGAAATGACCGTGATTCAGATGATTATCTAATCTATTGAAGTGGGGCAGATTATGGATTCAAGGGTTTAAATTATTCTGGGATCCTTCCACTTGATCTAGTTGATAACTTTATTGTGTTTTACTTACTTTATTTTCTCACCTCCTGTCGAGCAGCTGGATTCTGGTTACTTTAATGGTTAATCTATAAGTTAAAGTCTCccgtttttaaaatatatgtgtaGGCAAGCGGCTGCTAATGGAACTTCTGGATATAGTAGGTCTGATAACCTCGCTCCGCAGACAAGCTTGGCTGGGCATTCTCCACGGCCAGGGCTCGATTCTGATCATAGTTCTTTGTACATTGAGAAGAGAGAACGCTCCATTGGTTCAGATAAGGAAAGGGTGAATCAAAGGGCTGTCAACAAGTATGTGTTATACCCATAATCACACATTTTAAATCTTTTGTATCAATCACACTCACCTTTGATTATAAGATTTCAGTTTACCATATCATCTTCCTGATGTTTTCTCTGATCATTGTTCTATGTACTTATTACTCTGTTGTGTTCTTTGAAGGTCCAATATTCACGATGAGTTCAATTCGTCAAGTCTGGTTTCAAACACAAAACCAAATGCTTCAGTTCGTGGACCTAGATCGGGATCAGGGTTACCTCCGAAACTGTCTCCAAGACTCCACAACACTCCATCCCCAGGTGACTGGGATATCTCCGGCTGTACGAATAAGCCTCCACAATTGTCAACCCCGCTTACACATCGGAAGCGCATGACATCAAATCGGTCGTCGTCACCACCTGTCACTCAATGGGCAAGTCAAAGACCACAAAAGATATCCCGTACAGCAAGAAGGACGAATTTAGTACCGATTGTTTCTAATAAGGATGAAGCCTACTCAGATAGTATTTCAGATGGTGGCTGTAGTGAAAATGGGTTTGGATTTCATAAACGCTCGCCAGCTGCTTCTCCTCAATTGAGACTGAAAGGTGAAAACAGCTTCTCCACAGCAGCTCTGTCAGAAAGTGAAGAATCTGGTCCCCCTGAGATCAAGTCTAAAGACAAGGGGAAACAGTCTGATGAGGTTGATGGGAAAGCTGCACAAAATATCCCGAAAGCATCCTTCCCTGGTTTACAATCAAGAAAAGGTAGCAAGCCTGCTTCTGGTGAAGAGACTGGGGATGGTGTGAGAAGGCAAGGAAGGACGGGCCGTGGCTTTTCTTCCACAAGGTCTCTCAACCCAATGGGAGTAGAGAAACTTAAGAATGTTGGAACAGCGAAACAGCTGCGCAGTGCAAGAACTATCTTGGACAAGAGTGAAAGGTAGGGGCCGGGCCGTTCTTATTTTACACGTAGTATCTAATTTTCTTTGTTATGTGTTTGAAATTTTCTTGGATTCCATGTTGTTTATCTCATAGATTTATTCGTGAATTCTTTGCAGTAAGTTGGGTCGTCCACCCACTAGGAAACTGTCTGGTCGCAAGACTTACGAACGTCAGAGAGCTACGGCAACAAATGCTTCACCACTAGATTTTCAAGGTAAAATAAGTTCAGTCTAAAACGAATTTACTCTTTTGTctgaatatatatttgttttttcccCTTTATTTTGTGGATTTATTACGTTTCTTAGCCGGTTCAAATGATGGCCATGAGGAGCTACAAGCGGCTGTTAACTCAGCAGTAAATTTTGGTAAGATACTGTTTTCTCATTGACTTTTAGGTTGTATACTCAACTTTTGTTTCTAGACTGAATTGTCTTGTCATCGTTGCAGCTCAGAACTTTCCCAACTCTTTCTGGAAGCAAATGGAGCGCTACTTTTGCTTTATATCTGATGATCATATCAATTTCATGAAACACCAAGTAACACTTTTTACTTCATTCTCAGATATCATAGTTATGGATTTGAAAGATATATCTTTATTGGGTCATAACTATTCACACCTGACATCCTGAATTAATACTGTAATAGTCTAGTTCGTTACATTTTTGCTATGAGGGAATTAGGGTTTGAATTTATACTTAGAAATGATTACACCATGCGTTGCTCCCTACGTATATAGCTGCACCTCTCTAATGTAAATGTTAAGGAAACAGTAAAATTCCAAATAAGTAAAAAACGGCGTCAAGTGTCTGTTagatttgttaaaaaatatgtGATTtggtaaaatatcaaatatttgtGGCGTTACGGAAGCTAATCGGAGCTCTAAGCATACTGTCTTTTCCCCCCAAATTTTCAGGGAGAACTCTTCTCCATGGGTCCCTCCTCACCCGTGCTGACATCCTCTGACTTTGATAGCCGTGATTTATATCCTGAGGAACTTGCAACTAGCAGTGTAGATTCCAAGGCTTCTCCACTTTACCATAGATTGCTATCAGCTTTGATTTCGGAGGACTCGATGAGTATAAATGAAGATGTACATGTTGATGGATTTGGGGCCATACATGATCTTGATGAAGACTCAGAATTCAGTGTTCTGAATGATAATGGATTTAGAAACAATGATGATTATGAATCAGAAGATGGTGCGTCTGCAATTCTGTTCAATGGCTTTAATAAGTCGGCCTACTACCACTGCAATGGCAAAATTCTAGATCATTCACCCATTGACTTCTCAGACATTCCGTATGATAAATTGGGGATAGATGAAAAGATTTATCTGGAAGCTCAGTCTATTGGAATATCCTTAGAACCAATGGTATAAAGTCTAGCACCCTCTTAGCTATCGAGAAACTTGTTACTGCTATCTACTTTTTTTGCTGAAGTTTCTTGCACGTGTTTCTTACAGCCTAGTATCTCAAACGTGGAGGAAGAAGGAATCATTGACGAAATAAAAAAGTTGGAGGAGGCCATCTGCAAGGAGGTCTCTTTTCTCgtcaaatatttgattttattgtgGAAGCCTAGTATCTGGCGTTTCTTAAGCAACCGTTgtaacaaaaagacaaaaaaaagcaAATATGTGCATGTCCCATGTTTTCTCCTCcccagaaaaaatataattttgatgttCTCTATGTTATCTTTTCAGGGTTgtaagaagaaagagatggtgGATAGGCTACTAAAATCTGCCATAGAGATGAAAGAAATTCAAGAGAGGTATGAATTTTTCCTTACTCCGCTTTTTGTGGATTTGGATTATGATCTGACGGTTTTTGATCTGTATTTCGTTCCTTTACATAGGGAGTTAGATCAGCTCGGTTATGATAAACTCATTGAAAGGGCATATGAAAAGAGCAAGGTAAAACTGACTGTCCCTGAAATAGTCTCATTGCTTCAACTCCAAGGTTCTTGGGTTGGTAACTCCGTCTCTCGTTTCTTTTTACAGGCAAGTCGGCGTCATCACACAGTTGTTGGAAAGAATTCAACTAACAAGATATCAAAGCAGGCTGCATCGGCTTTTGTTAAAAGGACGCTTGAACGATGCCGTCAGTTCGAAGAGACAGGCAAAAGCTGCTTCAGTGAGCCTGAAATCAAGGATATGTTCATTGCCCGGTTGTCATCAGCTGAAGATCCTCTTGCGGATGATAATCCGTCGACTTCAAGTACGATCTGTTTCCTATAAGAAATCTCTTTTAAAGTAACGTATCCGCTCGGCTAACTTGTATTCCTATGCCTTTTCCTTGACAGCACCCATTGTTGGCTCACAGCCAAGCTCTTCTTCGTTGGCACGCATTGGGCAGGACTTGGAGAACAACTATGCCAATTGTTCTGATGTTGTACTAGAGCAAACGACAAGAAGAGAAGATACAGCATGGTCCAATAGGGTGAAGAAGAGAGAGTTGCTGCTTGATGATGTTGGTATTGGGGCACAACTCTCGAGCAGTACGAAGGGAAAGAGAAGTGAGAGGGACAGAGATGGGAAAGGGCATGCTTCATCTAGAAGCGGGACCAATAAGATAGGCCGGCCTTCCCTGTCCAACGACAAGGGTGAAAGAAAACCAAAGCAGAAAGCAAATCAGATATCTTCATCTGTTAGGACCCCGGAGCAACCCAACGCGCCATTACCTGAAGCAAACGGCGAGCATGATAATTTGGAGGAGGATACAGAGCCGATATTCGACTTCTCTCAGCTGCAAATACCAGATAACTTAGGAGGTCCGGAGTTTGATGCGCAACCAGGTGACATAAGCTCCTGGTTTAACATGGATGATGACGATGATTTTGATATTATGGAGCTTGAAGTACCAATGGATGATCTCTCAGGGCTGAATATAAAGTTATGAGGTTACTTAGCCCCTCTTATCTTTATATATGTATAGTCTTGGTTGGTTATACTAGTTAACAACAAAAGAAAGGGCAATAAAggtaaaagaaaaagttttgcttCTTTGGAACGCTGGGGAATGGGTTTTAGCTCCAGAAAATTAGGATATATATAGAttcttacttcttcttcttagggcttcttttttgtttttctacATTTGACGAGTTTACTCTGTTTGAGGGATGATTGTAGTTAAAGCTTCAGGCTGTAAAAAGCTTTTGTGGCAGGAGTGATGTTGTAatgatatatacaaatataaatgGAGGGTCGTTTTCTTCTttaaatctttgtttttttttcccgtAGTTTTCATAACCTCAGAACCAGTACCTTATCTGTACATAGATTTTATGCTTCTTAATAAAATTCAGTTCCTCCTTCCATTTATGTAAAGTTCATTTGAGCTCCTATAACAAAGATGCATCACCATTCTTATACCTACACTCATTCTGGTAGCGCAAGGGATTGATTTAAAACTGGAACATATTCTAACCACACTCACTGTAAGTCTTCTCGAATATAACTGTTTCAGGGTCACCAAATGCTCTGTAGTTTATGATGCCTAACACACATTTTTCCAAGAATAGTACGATTGTCTTACAAGAATAGTAATAATGGCAATGAATCTCAAGGCGAAACGTGACGGGCAAAATCCGTTCATTTCAGATTTCGTATTCAGCATTTCTGCTCATCCCTACTTGAAACTTGAAAGTGATTAATTAAGATTGATAAGTTTTGTAATAAATGTTCCAATAATAATAACAGTTGACGAAAACTAACTAAATATCAAAACAGAGATATTATACAATAATAATGTCGAACAAAGTACATAAATATTAGCTTTATAGAATTATACAATATCTAGCATCAAATTGCGAAAACATCCGAAGACACAAAATATGTTGTTTGAGTTTTCAAATCAACTACAATACTCCTCTACTAGCTTAAGATCCGCGCAATTAAACGGAATGAatgttatatatgaaaataatttttatgttacTATTTACTTGCATCCATttacgtattatgtatataattaaattagagtaattacataaatcaaaacaatacatcttatttatttacgatactttttagtaaataaatcaaaataattattttatttattttatacggtatataactaaatttaaatgacatggacatagatatatagtatattttaatataaatatttatcattaagAATTCATACTCATgtgataaacacaaaatttctaatgtgcgattttttgaatgcaaatttcaaaattaaaatattaaggtttcaatactttttcaatacaaatttcaaaaatatcatatttaagtgttttctatgttatatagtttaatttcaataaaaaatttgaaattatcatattaatatataatatgaatgtctagtAAATGTGACTTCATATTtatacgatttatgatcatttgtatcttgttattaccaaaaaagttaaaccattgatcacaaaattttagtgtgagacatttaacgtttttaataatttatagtcgttttaaaaattcaaaatataacatataagaaaaaaaattaattttgtatattatatggttaatgtggttgtttaatatcttttaataatataaaattaaattaaaaaaagctaagatacaaaaattattatcaattatttattattcataatcattaattgttatatatatgttaacaatattaggtaatttcgtagcttttatttaagaaaagtgcgaaaatattattttgtatactaTTTGTCAATTTAATacttagtttaataaaaagtataatataagttaagataaaccaacatatttctctaagaattctgaatttcatttcatggtgacacgtggctacaaacaATGttataatgtttctcaattaatatataagagattaatCTATGTTACACTTTTTCATGATGATTTTTGGCCTTGTTGGTTTCAAgatttaaattatctaaaaaaaagtaagatttaaattatcttttaaaatttattgcaCCATCACGTATATATATAGATACGACGGTGGTTAATATTATAGATCGACTCATATACATGCTCTCATTttcataacatatatatgaaatcATTTACACATAGCATTTCGACCAGGACCACCATAATAAAAGGAAGCCCCCAACTGAGGATGGAAAGGATTTCGGATTACATTGTAACAATTCTGATTAGTCACAAAGGGAGTAAGACTTTCAGGAGGTTTCGTAACACCGTCTTCTTCTATCTCAAGATTCATGAAATAACTAGCCTTTTTATATCCCTCATATCCGAAACGACCACTCCCCATATTCGTTGATGTGTGTTGTGAATCCTCCTTGTAGTTTGTTATTTCACCTCCCCAATGAATTTCTGAAGCACCATTCTTTAAATTACTGAACAATGAGGAAGGCCAGTACCCGAGAATCTGATAGTAACCCAATCTCAACCACCAGTTCCCTGTGCGGGGATCCTATAGTAATGTAGCACAACCATAATCAATTTGTAAATATCATAAGagtgtatttttttataaagctaTATGTTGAATATTAGCGTGGTGGTTATATTAACCTTCCATATAGTTGTGAGAAATGATGCTTGTCGACCACCCATGACGGAAACTTTAGGCATAGGTGCACCTATAACAAAATCTCTGTTGACATGAACAAAACCTGGACATCTAAGATCGTAGCAGCCTGTCTTTTTGTATTCATCAGCCTGATTCATGTTATTAACACACACACAAGAACCAAAATATATGTACTTTTAAAtctcaaacaaaaataaaaagttgaatCCAAAAGCAAgaacagaaaagaaaaatcataaaaaGTTGAATCCATTTTAACTCACCgtccaataaataaaaaatcgaGGCTTGTCATCACCATAAAATCGCTGGAACACCTAATTAGTAATAATAGAAGAgcgaaaaataaatatatatgggCGTGAgtgtataaatatgtaattgtAGAAACAAACAAAGACCTGCCAACCAGCTTCAATGGTGTCGCGGCTAGGATAAGTGCCACCCATGACCCATATTTGTGCTAGGCTAAATTCTCTTCGCGTTTGTACATGGGGCTTCCACACATTTATATCCGCTTGGGCTCCATGAAATTTGCCTTGTGGCGAATTTACGGTAACTATGGCATACTATATgtacataaacatatatataattacaaaagcatatataatatgtataagAGAAAATGATGGATTTTTAAGAGTATATTTCCATTGCACACACACCTCATTTGTAGTATTACTTGGTGGATTGGTTGGCTTTGGTTGAGGGAGGCTATTGGGATCTTTTCTCCCGTATCTTTCTACTGATTCAGCTTGTAAAATGTTTTCTCTTCTCGGTCTTATGATCGGAATACTATTTTTTGGACACTTTCCGTTGATTGTCCAGAGTTGCATCACCATACTATGGTTTTGGGTTTTTGAAGCTTCTTTGTTCCATCCTTTTGGGTAAGAACTTGGTCTCATCTACAAAACACAAAGAGATGATAAACACAAAATGTGATTAAGTTCAACAATTTTGGACAGGTACTTATTTAGCGTTACTGTTCCAAGTTAAGTCACGTTCTATTTCTAAGAATATTGTATGAATGTGTAGTTTTACATTAAATATGATaaagtagattaaaaaaatctaaaaatgcattttgaaataaaaataaaaagtattaaataaaaactcttaAACCTGAATGGTGTGGTTTTTGAATAAAGGATTATCATAAATTGGATGATTCTTCATGTGAACACAATCTATGATATCTCCGTCTGGGCTCTACACAAAATTTACAAatcataataattattataaaatgtaAGAAAAAGTAGTTGCCTATAAGTTGTTTAAAATCACAAATTGTATTTACCTTGATGGATTTAAGAGCaggtttatttagttttttcaaaAGTTCGTCTATTTCAGCATCACGAGTATCATCATACTCTCTTCCGGTGACCATCACAGCTATGATTAAAATGATGAATACAGTTAAACTTGCCATCATTCGACTGATCATGATTATAATTTCCaagatgttttgatatttttgaagtGCTCTCAATGGTTCATTGGGGTTATGCACAAGGAAAACGAACAAGTCTTTGAAAcaatatttattctttttacGAAAGAAATGCTATTAATTTAAAGCATAATAATAATCAGATAAAGTACATGTTGTTTCCTTGTTATGATTTATTTCACTGCTGACATACGAATGCAATTAATATAGCAGTATAAATTTTCCCAGATATGGAAGAGAAAATGCTAGCGTATTTATGAAATTTAGTAAAGATGGAAAAGATATCCTATAATAATTTTTGCTTTTGAAAAGTAAATGATGTTCGAATACAAATGAATTTAATATAGCCATTAATATAGCAATACATGTTAGAAAATGCAATTAATGTATCAATATTAGACTTTTCAGTAGTAcccaaattaaaaatcaaaatttctggataacctttttttttctaacggcTTTCatatatctactaataatagcaatcccaattaattccaaaggttgtgaatctcacttatgttgaaaggttgtgaatctcacttatgttgaaaggttgtgtcttttctataAGTTATCAAAAAGTTgcgtcttttctaaaagttgaATATTGAAAAGTTGTGTTTTTTCCAAAAGTTGTctatatagttatttttttttcttatgatgttaaatattcaaaaatgtCTTTGTACAATTCTTTGTTTTAAGAGATGTATATTTAataagttgtgactattcatgtGAAGAGTTATGACTATTTCTATaagtattttttcaaaataactatttttaaatagaaagaatgtgactattcaaattaaatagttgtgactattcaaataaatttttaaaatctataaatagtctatGTCTATGCAtttctcaaaataaaattttcgcTAATcgaactaataataaaatagtggaAAAAAAGTTATATGCAATTACTTGGTTATAAAGTTTTAGAAGATAGTGGAAAATGAAACgctataaacaaaaaatagtagaaagagttttacttgtttggaTAGATGAAAAAGTTTGTCTTTCGTACATACAAATTGTGGTTCGCTGACATTTTAAGAAAAGTAGACGTTAGAACAACATTATCGGGGTATGATAGAGGAAGTCGTTAGGCtttatatgatattatttaaataaaaattgtataatttcgCTGGGACGGACGCGGTTTGTCGTTggctaacatattttttttttgtccttagGTGATAGGTGTCGGCAAGGGAATGGTGGAAGCGTTTTGGTTTGAGAAATGATTCACGTGTTGCCCTTTGGGCCTTGTCTCtttgagaagagagagagagagagagagagagagagagagagagagagatttgaaGATCGATGGCGGAAGGCGCGATGATCCCCAGCAACTGAAGAAGGGAAGCCATAGCTTCAGGCAGAGGCTACTTCTCTGGACCCTTTCTTCGACGCCTATCATCAGGCAGAGGCTGAATCCTAGCCGCCAACATCACGAGATGTCTCTCCTCCGCCTCTTCGAGACTGTCTCCGATGACTGCGTCACACTTGCCCTCATCCAGGTTAAAACTTTTGATCCTTGCTCCTCACTTTTCTTATAGTTTATCGATCTGGGCTTGCTACATTACTTACGATTTCTGGGTTTCACTAATGCAACTCAGATTAAATTGACTGATGTTACTGATCCCATGGTCAATGAGAAGGTTGCTGATCGGGTGAGCATTGAACTTGAACTCATTtgcatttttttggttttgtaaagATGTGGTCAGACTTTGTAATTGGGGTTTCTCTGCGTTGTGGGATTTATCAGGTAGGAGAGGATTTAGAAGGAGTTACCCACAAAGTTTACTTTGATATTCAGATCAATGGTTCACCTGAATGAGTTACCCACAAAGTTTACTTTGTCCCCTCTTCTTCATTGGGTTTGTAAGCTCTGTGTTTTTCCCAATTTGGTTTTAGCTTAATCAgttcatatttattttgctaTGTTACTGGGTGAGATGGTAGGAGAATGAGCTCCCGAGAGAATTCGACAGACACTTGACAACTAGTTCATGTTCTTTTTCTCTTGCTTATAACGTTTCTCTTGCCAAACcacaatttgttttatttattttcttcttatatATGTGCAAGTTGTAATACTTTCTTCTGGGTTCTTGTTGCTTGATTCTTGCAGGCGTAGAGGGAAAGATTGTGGTTGAGCTGATTTTGCTGGGCAAATCTGGATGCAGGGGCAAACATTATCTGATTTTTTCTTAATTGttctgatcttttttttttggtttcggaTATGTGGATTTGATTTTGTGATCGTTGTTCTGATTGTGCAAGGAGGAGTCTCTTGCACGTAGAACATAGAAACTACCTTTTTATATAGTTTGTAATCAAAGATTTACTCTACTTATTTCTGCTTCACGTTTCATTGTTGAGATGATCTTGTTCCCTGTCATAACAAAAGAAGCAAACATATTTTGATCAAACGTTTGTCTCATATTTTATCCATCCCACCAAACAAAAGAAGCAAACACATTTTGATCAAACGTTTGTctcaaataaatattataaaatatgctAAGGACTTTTTTTTGTCCTACCAATAatcaacaaaattaaaaaagtcCTTATGCATTTGTCcctaactaaaaaataatactaatttATTCTAAGGACAAAATTTTGTAGAACCAATAATGTTGCCCTTATATATTTATGCTAGCACATTAAATAGTCAATTGAATATTTCTTGTTATATCCGTTTCATTTTATTACCGTCTCCCTCTGGTCATTGTTGTTATTGTAAAACAAACCGATGAAAAATGATATCCCATTTTAGTTTCAATAAATGTTTATGTAAACAGTCGCTTGCTACGGACGGAAAAGAAAGCGACGGAAGTTATAAAAAAAGTGTGATTGCAGAGATCTTGTCATAAAAGCGTCCCCTGAGGTTAAGATcacaaaaataataacataaaaaaacacatgatttgGAGAAAAGATAACTATTGTTAAGAGAACTAGGTCGAAACCCGCGCTACGCTGCGGGAAATTATaacacataaaatattttaagaaaaaaattcaatttttaataaataaaaaattacaatctatttaaagaatattaacTTTGGTGATGTTTTAGTAGTTTTcaagaataaaataatttaaaagtatttttgataAGTAAGCaaaagttataaatattaacttaGTATTTGGTACTTTTGATTGAAAACAATAATATAACATTATGATTGTTGGATATGtggaataatttgttttttttaataaaaacaat belongs to Brassica rapa cultivar Chiifu-401-42 chromosome A07, CAAS_Brap_v3.01, whole genome shotgun sequence and includes:
- the LOC103829484 gene encoding uncharacterized protein LOC103829484; protein product: MISRMMASLTVFIILIIAVMVTGREYDDTRDAEIDELLKKLNKPALKSIKSPDGDIIDCVHMKNHPIYDNPLFKNHTIQMRPSSYPKGWNKEASKTQNHSMVMQLWTINGKCPKNSIPIIRPRRENILQAESVERYGRKDPNSLPQPKPTNPPSNTTNEYAIVTVNSPQGKFHGAQADINVWKPHVQTRREFSLAQIWVMGGTYPSRDTIEAGWQVFQRFYGDDKPRFFIYWTADEYKKTGCYDLRCPGFVHVNRDFVIGAPMPKVSVMGGRQASFLTTIWKDPRTGNWWLRLGYYQILGYWPSSLFSNLKNGASEIHWGGEITNYKEDSQHTSTNMGSGRFGYEGYKKASYFMNLEIEEDGVTKPPESLTPFVTNQNCYNVIRNPFHPQLGASFYYGGPGRNAMCK